A stretch of Paracoccus sp. MA DNA encodes these proteins:
- a CDS encoding DUF475 domain-containing protein, with the protein MRSTLSYMTWPFIVTGAGLALAAFLGWEYHGTGSGALAFFLIAGILAVLEISLSFDNAIVNANKLKQMTPKWQRRFLTWGILIAVFGMRVIFPLLVVVIAARLAPWEAVRLAATQPQEYSRIIHEAHLPIAAFGGAFLMLVALNYFFDEAKDVDWIKGVEAALRKLGEIRGMEVGFVLICMLVIVGQLPAEKEHAFIIAAIWGVITYLLVDMLGHVLDRWGGAPQPADMARGGFGAFLYLEVLDASFSFDGVIGAFALTQNLFLIAIGLGIGAMYVRSMTVMLVERGTLAAFRYLEHGAFWSIFVLSVLMFVQTLRPIPEVVTGLLGACFIAMAFFSSLAWRRRHPHG; encoded by the coding sequence ATGAGATCGACCCTCAGCTACATGACCTGGCCCTTCATCGTCACCGGCGCCGGGCTGGCGCTGGCCGCCTTCCTCGGCTGGGAATATCACGGCACCGGCTCGGGCGCGCTGGCCTTCTTCCTGATCGCCGGCATCCTGGCGGTGCTGGAGATCTCGCTTTCCTTCGACAACGCCATCGTCAACGCCAACAAGCTCAAGCAGATGACGCCGAAATGGCAGCGCCGCTTCCTGACCTGGGGCATCCTCATCGCGGTCTTCGGCATGCGGGTGATCTTCCCGCTGCTGGTGGTGGTGATCGCCGCGCGGCTCGCGCCATGGGAGGCGGTGCGCCTCGCCGCCACCCAGCCGCAGGAATATTCCCGCATCATCCACGAGGCGCATCTGCCCATCGCGGCCTTCGGCGGCGCCTTCCTGATGCTGGTGGCGCTGAACTATTTCTTCGACGAGGCCAAGGACGTGGACTGGATCAAGGGCGTCGAGGCGGCGCTGCGCAAGCTGGGCGAGATCCGCGGCATGGAGGTCGGCTTCGTGCTGATCTGCATGCTGGTGATCGTCGGCCAGCTGCCGGCGGAAAAGGAACACGCCTTCATCATCGCCGCGATCTGGGGGGTGATCACCTACCTGCTGGTGGACATGCTGGGCCATGTGCTCGACCGCTGGGGCGGCGCGCCGCAGCCCGCAGACATGGCGCGCGGCGGCTTCGGCGCCTTCCTTTATCTGGAAGTGCTGGACGCCTCCTTCAGCTTCGACGGCGTGATCGGCGCCTTCGCGCTGACGCAGAACCTGTTCCTGATCGCCATCGGCCTGGGCATCGGCGCGATGTATGTGCGCTCGATGACGGTGATGCTGGTCGAGCGCGGCACGCTTGCCGCCTTCCGCTATCTCGAGCATGGCGCCTTCTGGTCGATCTTCGTGCTGTCGGTGCTGATGTTCGTGCAGACCCTGCGCCCGATTCCGGAAGTCGTCACCGGCCTGCTGGGTGCCTGCTTCATCGCCATGGCCTTCTTCAGCTCGCTGGCCTGGCGCCGCCGCCACCCGCATGGCTAG
- a CDS encoding aminopeptidase P family protein — MFQNYDSHSDPAAHPPRLAALRRELAARELDGFLVPRADAHQGEYVASRDARLAWLTGFTGSAGFCIVTPDRTGVFIDGRYRVQVKAEVDPAHFTPVPWPETRPADWLREALPEGGRIGYDPWLHTRREIREMEKGLAGSGIALIALDTNPVDAIWPDQPEAPVGAVRLWPDAIAGETAAEKGTRIAQALREAGQQAAVLTLPDSISWLLNIRGADVPKNPVVQCFAIIEENGHVAVFTNPAKFGAEVRAALGNAVSVLPLDALTPALTNLAGPVRVDPASAPDRVFALIESMNTPIAEAPDPVILPKACKNPAEIAGMRAAHLQDGAAVTELLCWLDSRAPHLDAEPLTEIDVAQRLEELRVARGILDISFDTIAATGPHAAIPHYHVDRQSNLRILPNHVLLVDSGGQYKDGTTDITRTLPMGPVDPAVRRPYTRVLQGMIAVSLVQFPKGVAGCHIDALARAPLWSEGMDYDHGTGHGVGAGLSVHEGPVRISRISDIPLQPGMILSNEPGYYREGAFGIRIENLIVVEKRESPDGREMLGFETLTLAPIDRRLIEPGLLAPAEIAWLDAYHARVWEKISPLVEGEVRDWLFLATRPLGGSA, encoded by the coding sequence ATGTTCCAGAATTACGACAGCCATTCCGACCCCGCCGCGCATCCGCCCCGGCTGGCCGCGCTGCGCCGCGAACTGGCGGCGCGCGAGCTCGACGGCTTTCTGGTGCCGCGCGCCGACGCGCATCAGGGCGAATATGTCGCCTCCCGCGACGCACGGCTGGCCTGGCTGACCGGCTTCACCGGCAGCGCCGGTTTCTGCATCGTCACCCCCGACCGCACCGGGGTGTTCATCGACGGCCGCTATCGCGTGCAGGTCAAGGCCGAGGTGGACCCGGCGCATTTCACGCCGGTGCCCTGGCCGGAAACCAGGCCCGCCGACTGGCTGCGCGAGGCCCTGCCCGAGGGCGGGCGCATCGGCTACGACCCCTGGCTGCACACGCGGCGCGAGATCCGCGAGATGGAAAAGGGCCTGGCCGGTTCGGGCATCGCGCTGATCGCGCTCGACACGAACCCGGTCGATGCGATCTGGCCCGACCAGCCCGAGGCGCCGGTGGGCGCGGTGCGGCTCTGGCCCGATGCGATCGCCGGCGAGACCGCGGCCGAGAAGGGCACCCGCATCGCCCAGGCGCTACGCGAGGCCGGGCAGCAGGCGGCGGTGCTGACGCTGCCCGATTCGATCTCGTGGCTTCTGAACATCCGCGGCGCCGACGTGCCGAAGAACCCGGTGGTGCAATGCTTCGCCATCATCGAGGAGAACGGCCATGTCGCCGTTTTCACCAACCCGGCCAAGTTCGGCGCCGAGGTGCGGGCGGCGCTTGGCAACGCGGTCTCGGTGCTGCCGCTGGACGCGCTGACCCCGGCGCTGACCAACCTTGCCGGCCCGGTGCGGGTCGATCCCGCCAGCGCGCCCGACCGGGTCTTCGCGCTGATCGAAAGCATGAACACCCCCATCGCCGAGGCCCCCGACCCGGTGATCCTGCCGAAAGCCTGCAAGAACCCGGCCGAGATCGCCGGCATGCGCGCCGCGCATCTGCAGGACGGCGCGGCGGTGACGGAACTCTTGTGCTGGCTCGACAGCCGCGCGCCGCATCTGGACGCCGAGCCGCTGACCGAGATCGACGTGGCGCAAAGGCTCGAGGAATTGCGCGTCGCGCGCGGCATCCTCGACATCAGCTTCGACACCATCGCGGCCACCGGCCCGCATGCCGCGATCCCGCATTACCATGTCGACCGGCAAAGCAACCTGCGCATCCTGCCCAACCATGTGCTGCTGGTCGATTCCGGCGGGCAATACAAGGACGGCACCACCGACATCACCCGCACCCTGCCGATGGGCCCGGTCGATCCGGCGGTGCGCCGGCCCTATACGCGGGTGCTGCAAGGCATGATCGCGGTGTCGCTGGTGCAGTTCCCGAAGGGCGTCGCCGGCTGCCATATCGACGCCCTGGCCCGCGCGCCGCTCTGGTCCGAGGGCATGGATTACGACCACGGCACCGGGCACGGTGTCGGCGCCGGGCTGTCGGTGCACGAGGGGCCGGTCAGGATCTCGCGCATCTCGGACATCCCCCTGCAGCCCGGCATGATCCTGTCGAACGAGCCCGGCTATTACCGCGAGGGCGCCTTCGGCATCCGCATCGAGAACCTGATCGTGGTCGAGAAGCGCGAAAGCCCGGATGGCCGCGAGATGCTGGGCTTCGAGACCCTGACCCTCGCCCCGATCGACCGGCGGCTGATCGAGCCGGGACTGCTCGCCCCGGCCGAGATCGCCTGGCTCGACGCCTATCACGCCCGCGTCTGGGAAAAGATATCGCCGCTGGTCGAGGGTGAGGTGCGCGACTGGCTCTTTCTGGCGACGCGACCGCTGGGCGGCAGCGCCTGA
- the epsE gene encoding exopolysaccharide biosynthesis GT4 family glycosyltransferase EpsE, producing MLKIGFFIPEFPGQTHIFLWRERQALAELGIEADLVSTRPPPRAVASHAWAAEAQARTRYLMPLGAEGFGIVAEFLRSGPAGWARGLGAALSAEAQGIKGRLRMLALLAMGARLKRIARQQGWNHVHVHSCADSANIAMFAERLGGPGYSLTLHGPTLEGYGPNQRQKWRHARFATIISQLLTRVAEREIGTDRPAVINVAPMGVDLDQIRRRTPWQPPAPGEALRIFSCGRLNAVKGHDHLIETVALLRARGIDARLEIAGEDEQGGSGYHRQLDALIAGKGLGDAVTLLGAVSEDRVREGLERAHVFALASLNEGISVAIMEAMAMEMPVVVTDVGGNHELITSGRDAILVPPERPEIMAEEIARLHADPEEARRLAQASRARVAAEFHHRRSAEAVADGLARTLPGASAALARA from the coding sequence GTGTTGAAGATCGGCTTTTTCATTCCCGAGTTTCCGGGCCAGACGCATATCTTCCTGTGGCGCGAACGACAGGCGCTGGCCGAACTGGGGATCGAGGCCGATCTGGTTTCGACCCGGCCTCCGCCGCGCGCCGTCGCCTCGCACGCCTGGGCGGCCGAGGCGCAGGCCCGGACCCGCTACCTGATGCCGCTGGGCGCCGAGGGCTTCGGCATCGTCGCGGAATTCCTGCGCTCGGGACCGGCCGGCTGGGCGCGCGGCCTGGGCGCGGCGCTGAGCGCCGAGGCGCAGGGCATCAAGGGCCGGCTGCGCATGCTGGCGCTGCTGGCCATGGGCGCGCGGCTGAAGCGCATCGCCCGCCAGCAGGGCTGGAACCATGTCCATGTCCACAGCTGCGCCGACAGCGCCAATATCGCCATGTTCGCGGAACGGCTGGGCGGGCCCGGCTACAGCCTGACCCTGCACGGGCCGACGCTGGAGGGCTATGGCCCGAACCAGCGGCAGAAATGGCGCCATGCGCGCTTCGCCACCATCATCTCGCAATTGCTGACGCGCGTGGCCGAGCGCGAGATCGGCACCGACCGCCCCGCCGTCATCAATGTCGCGCCGATGGGGGTGGACCTCGACCAGATCCGCCGCCGGACGCCCTGGCAGCCCCCTGCCCCCGGCGAGGCCCTGCGGATCTTCAGCTGCGGCCGGCTGAACGCGGTCAAGGGCCATGACCACCTGATCGAGACGGTCGCCCTGCTGCGCGCCCGCGGCATCGACGCCCGGCTGGAGATCGCCGGCGAGGACGAGCAGGGCGGCTCGGGCTATCACCGCCAGCTCGACGCGCTGATCGCTGGGAAGGGGCTCGGCGACGCGGTCACGCTGCTGGGCGCGGTCAGCGAGGATCGGGTGCGCGAGGGGCTGGAGCGCGCGCATGTCTTTGCGCTGGCCAGCCTGAACGAGGGCATCTCGGTCGCGATCATGGAGGCGATGGCGATGGAGATGCCGGTGGTCGTCACCGATGTCGGCGGCAATCACGAGCTGATCACCTCGGGCCGCGACGCGATCCTGGTGCCGCCCGAGCGGCCCGAGATCATGGCCGAGGAGATCGCCCGGCTGCACGCCGATCCCGAGGAAGCGCGGCGGCTGGCGCAGGCCTCCCGCGCCCGCGTCGCCGCCGAGTTCCACCACCGCCGCAGCGCCGAGGCGGTGGCCGACGGCCTCGCGCGCACCCTGCCCGGCGCAAGCGCGGCGCTGGCCCGCGCCTGA
- the cobT gene encoding cobaltochelatase subunit CobT, which translates to MKKSDNPADPFKKALTEATRALAEDHELNVTFTADPSGVAGDTMRLPQVSRRMTRDEVLLARGTADALAMKLRHHDAATHAKYAPAGPMARDLYEAMETARCEALGARDMPGALSNIDAKLGQEAERKGYGQIKAPADAPLAVAAGYIVRQAATGRALPSAAQHVADLWRPFVEEQAGADLEGVGQVIADQAAFARLARKVIADLGYGDQLGEDPDEPQEDEADENAEQDEEAGDNQSRDQNQDEDAEASPERTQDQTQDERQAQVSMDDQSDEELVDEAEMSEAETPPDLPPQVSEASPDYKVYTQDFDEEIRAEDLADPAELERLRAYLDKQLEPLRGAVSRLANKLQRRLQAQQNRSWEFDKEEGVLDAGRLARVVANPTTPLSFKVEKDTEFRDTVVTLLLDNSGSMRGRPISIAAICADVLARTLERSQVKVEILGFTTRAWKGGQSREKWLAAGRPAQPGRLNDLRHIIYKAADAPWRRVRPNLGLMMKEGLLKENIDGEALEWAHRRLARRPEARRILMVISDGAPVDDSTLSVNPANFLEKHLRDVIAMIERKKQVELLAIGIGHDVTRYYQRAVTITDAEQLAGAITEQLAALFEADPRKRARAMNQRRAG; encoded by the coding sequence ATGAAAAAATCCGACAACCCCGCCGATCCGTTCAAGAAGGCCCTGACCGAGGCCACCCGCGCGCTGGCCGAGGATCACGAGCTGAACGTGACCTTCACCGCCGACCCGTCCGGCGTGGCGGGCGACACCATGCGCCTGCCGCAGGTCAGCCGCCGCATGACCCGCGACGAGGTGCTGCTGGCGCGCGGCACCGCCGATGCCCTGGCGATGAAGCTGCGCCACCACGACGCCGCGACCCATGCGAAATACGCCCCCGCCGGGCCCATGGCGCGCGACCTTTACGAGGCGATGGAGACCGCGCGCTGCGAGGCTCTGGGGGCGCGCGACATGCCCGGGGCGCTGTCGAACATCGACGCCAAGCTGGGCCAGGAGGCCGAGCGCAAGGGCTATGGCCAGATCAAGGCTCCGGCCGATGCGCCGCTGGCCGTCGCGGCGGGCTATATCGTGCGGCAGGCGGCGACGGGCCGCGCCCTGCCCTCGGCCGCGCAGCATGTCGCGGACCTGTGGCGGCCTTTCGTCGAGGAACAGGCCGGCGCCGATCTGGAAGGCGTGGGCCAGGTGATCGCCGACCAGGCCGCCTTCGCGCGTCTGGCCCGCAAGGTGATCGCCGATCTGGGCTATGGCGACCAGCTGGGCGAGGACCCGGACGAGCCGCAGGAGGACGAGGCCGACGAGAACGCCGAGCAGGACGAGGAGGCCGGCGACAACCAGTCCCGCGACCAGAACCAGGACGAGGACGCCGAGGCCAGCCCCGAACGCACCCAGGACCAGACCCAGGACGAACGCCAGGCCCAGGTCAGCATGGACGACCAGTCCGACGAGGAACTGGTGGACGAGGCCGAGATGTCCGAGGCCGAGACGCCCCCCGACCTGCCGCCGCAGGTCAGCGAGGCAAGCCCCGACTACAAGGTCTATACCCAGGACTTCGACGAGGAGATCCGCGCCGAAGACCTCGCCGATCCGGCCGAGCTGGAGCGGCTGCGCGCCTATCTGGACAAGCAGCTGGAGCCCCTGCGCGGCGCGGTCAGCCGGCTGGCGAACAAGCTGCAGCGCCGCCTGCAGGCGCAGCAGAACCGCAGCTGGGAATTCGACAAGGAAGAGGGCGTGCTGGATGCCGGGCGCCTCGCCCGCGTGGTGGCGAACCCGACGACGCCCTTGTCCTTCAAGGTCGAAAAGGACACCGAGTTCCGCGACACCGTGGTCACGCTGCTGCTGGACAACTCGGGCTCGATGCGCGGCCGGCCGATCTCCATCGCCGCGATCTGCGCCGATGTGCTGGCCCGCACGCTGGAGCGTTCGCAGGTCAAGGTCGAGATCCTGGGTTTCACCACCCGGGCCTGGAAGGGCGGGCAGAGCCGCGAGAAATGGCTGGCCGCCGGCCGGCCGGCGCAGCCGGGACGGCTGAATGACCTGCGCCATATCATCTACAAGGCCGCCGATGCCCCCTGGCGGCGGGTGCGCCCGAATCTGGGCCTGATGATGAAAGAAGGGCTGCTCAAGGAAAACATCGACGGCGAGGCGCTGGAATGGGCGCATCGGCGGCTGGCCCGGCGGCCCGAGGCGCGGCGCATCCTGATGGTGATCTCGGACGGGGCGCCGGTGGACGATTCGACCCTTTCGGTCAACCCGGCGAATTTCCTGGAAAAGCACCTGCGCGACGTGATCGCGATGATCGAGCGCAAGAAGCAGGTGGAACTGCTGGCCATCGGCATCGGCCATGACGTGACCCGCTATTACCAGCGCGCGGTGACGATCACCGATGCCGAGCAGCTGGCCGGCGCCATCACCGAACAGCTTGCCGCGCTGTTCGAGGCCGATCCCAGGAAGCGCGCCCGCGCCATGAACCAGCGCCGGGCGGGATAG
- the cobS gene encoding cobaltochelatase subunit CobS — translation MLDQNAKPTEEIDLREVFGLDSDMKVKGFAERSDRVPDIDPTYKFDPDTTLAILAGFAYNRRVMIQGYHGTGKSTHIEQVAARLNWPCVRVNLDSHVSRIDLIGKDAIKLVEGKQVTVFHEGILPWALRNPTAIVFDEYDAGRADVMFVIQRVLEADGKLTLLDQNEVITPNPYFRLFATANTVGLGDTTGLYHGTQQINQGQMDRWSLVSTLNYLSHDAEAAIVLAKNPTYNTEKGRKIISQMVTLADLTRTAFMQGDLSTVMSPRTVIAWAQNARIFGDNVGYAFRLTFLNKCDELERQTVAEFYQRLFDEELPESAAVKAG, via the coding sequence ATGCTGGATCAGAACGCGAAACCGACCGAGGAAATCGACCTGCGCGAGGTCTTCGGCCTCGACAGCGACATGAAGGTCAAGGGCTTTGCCGAGCGGTCCGACCGGGTGCCGGACATCGATCCGACCTACAAGTTCGACCCCGACACCACGCTGGCGATCCTGGCGGGCTTTGCCTACAACCGCCGGGTGATGATCCAGGGCTATCACGGCACCGGCAAATCCACCCATATCGAGCAGGTGGCGGCGCGGCTGAACTGGCCCTGTGTGCGGGTGAACCTGGACAGCCACGTCAGCCGCATCGACCTGATCGGCAAGGACGCGATCAAGCTGGTCGAGGGCAAGCAGGTCACGGTCTTCCACGAGGGCATCCTGCCCTGGGCGCTGCGCAACCCGACCGCCATCGTCTTCGACGAATACGACGCCGGCCGCGCCGACGTGATGTTCGTGATCCAGCGCGTGCTGGAGGCCGACGGCAAGCTGACGCTGCTGGACCAGAACGAGGTCATCACGCCGAATCCCTATTTCCGCCTGTTCGCGACGGCGAACACCGTCGGCCTGGGCGACACGACCGGGCTTTACCACGGCACGCAGCAGATCAACCAGGGCCAGATGGACCGCTGGTCGCTGGTCTCGACGCTGAACTACCTGAGCCACGACGCCGAGGCCGCCATCGTGCTGGCCAAGAACCCGACCTACAACACGGAAAAGGGTCGCAAGATCATCAGCCAGATGGTGACGCTGGCCGACCTGACGCGGACCGCCTTCATGCAGGGCGACCTGTCCACGGTGATGAGCCCGCGCACGGTGATTGCCTGGGCGCAGAACGCCCGCATCTTCGGCGACAACGTGGGCTACGCCTTCCGCCTGACCTTCCTGAACAAATGCGACGAACTGGAGCGGCAGACGGTGGCCGAGTTCTATCAGCGGCTCTTCGACGAGGAACTGCCGGAAAGCGCGGCGGTCAAGGCGGGGTGA
- a CDS encoding DUF808 domain-containing protein, which translates to MSGLLALLDDVAGIAKIAAASVDDVAGQAVKAGAKAAGAVIDDAAVTPKYVHGFSAAREVPIVMKIARGSLFNKLVILLPIALILSAFAPWAITPLLMLGGSYLCFEGAEKVLHALSHQQVNEPHLTVTEEGAAGLEEERVRGAIKTDFILSAEIMTIALAAIPNGDAIWMKALILAVVAVGITVAVYGFVALIVKADDFGLHLHERGGPGAALGRGIVHVMPGFMKVLTVVGTAAMIWVGGQIVIHGLHVLGQHQPYEWIHHMAEAAARALPAAPGFAAWATTAFFDGIFGLVWGMMLIPVAHYAVTPAIEAMKGAVGAKS; encoded by the coding sequence ATGAGCGGATTGCTGGCGCTCTTGGACGACGTGGCGGGGATCGCCAAGATCGCGGCGGCTTCGGTCGACGATGTGGCCGGGCAGGCGGTCAAGGCCGGCGCCAAGGCGGCGGGCGCCGTGATCGACGACGCCGCGGTGACGCCGAAATACGTGCACGGCTTTTCCGCCGCGCGCGAGGTGCCGATCGTGATGAAGATCGCCCGCGGCTCGCTTTTCAACAAGCTGGTGATCCTGCTGCCCATCGCGCTGATCCTGTCGGCCTTTGCGCCCTGGGCGATCACGCCCCTGTTGATGCTGGGCGGCTCCTACCTGTGCTTCGAGGGGGCCGAGAAGGTCCTGCATGCGCTCAGCCACCAGCAGGTCAACGAGCCGCATCTGACCGTCACCGAGGAAGGCGCCGCCGGGCTGGAAGAGGAGCGGGTGCGCGGCGCGATCAAGACCGACTTCATCCTCTCGGCCGAGATCATGACCATCGCGCTGGCCGCGATCCCGAACGGTGACGCGATCTGGATGAAGGCGCTGATCCTGGCCGTGGTGGCGGTGGGCATCACCGTCGCGGTCTACGGCTTCGTGGCGCTCATCGTGAAGGCCGACGATTTCGGCCTGCACCTGCACGAGCGCGGCGGCCCCGGCGCGGCGCTGGGGCGCGGCATCGTGCATGTCATGCCGGGCTTCATGAAGGTGCTGACCGTGGTCGGCACCGCGGCGATGATCTGGGTCGGCGGCCAGATCGTCATCCACGGGTTGCACGTGCTGGGCCAGCACCAGCCCTATGAATGGATCCACCACATGGCCGAGGCCGCCGCCCGGGCCCTGCCCGCCGCGCCCGGCTTCGCCGCCTGGGCCACCACCGCCTTCTTCGACGGCATCTTCGGGCTGGTCTGGGGCATGATGCTGATTCCGGTGGCGCATTACGCCGTCACCCCCGCCATCGAGGCGATGAAGGGCGCGGTGGGCGCAAAGTCCTGA
- a CDS encoding FAD-binding oxidoreductase, which yields MPIPAPALDALCALLGARLSTSGADRDLHAQSETFHRAPPPDAVAWPVSTEEVSRIAAICHDHRVPMIGWGTGTSLEGQALAPQGGLVIDLSKMDRVLEIRAEDMQVSVQPGCTREALNTELRATGLFFPVDPGANASLGGMAATRASGTTAVRYGTMRDNVLALEVVLADGRVIRTGTRAAKSSAGYDLTGLFVGSEGTLGIITELTLKLHGQPEEVASAVCGFPTLEQAVECVTATIQSGIPMARIEFIDADVVRAFNRASGTQMHEGPHLMVEFHGAPASVKGDAEAFGALAGEFGGTGFDWATTPEARAALWKMRHNAYRSCLALRPGATAVVTDVCVPMSHLPAAVAAAAEDIRAEGLLGPIVGHVGDGNFHAQILVMPGDEAELAAAKRVALRMAERAIAVGGTITGEHGVGIGKKPLMPAQHGAAIGVMAAIKRALDPQGIMNPGKLVPGVD from the coding sequence ATGCCGATTCCCGCCCCGGCCCTCGACGCGCTTTGTGCGCTTCTGGGCGCGCGCCTGTCCACCAGCGGCGCCGACCGCGACCTGCACGCCCAGTCCGAGACCTTCCACCGCGCCCCGCCGCCCGATGCCGTGGCCTGGCCGGTCTCGACCGAGGAGGTCTCGCGCATCGCCGCCATCTGCCACGATCATCGCGTGCCGATGATCGGCTGGGGCACCGGCACCTCGCTTGAAGGGCAGGCGCTGGCGCCGCAGGGCGGGCTGGTCATCGACCTGTCGAAGATGGACCGGGTGCTGGAGATCCGGGCCGAGGACATGCAGGTCAGCGTCCAGCCCGGCTGCACGCGCGAGGCGCTGAATACCGAATTGCGCGCCACCGGCCTGTTCTTCCCGGTCGATCCCGGCGCCAACGCCTCGCTGGGCGGCATGGCGGCGACGCGGGCCTCGGGCACCACGGCGGTGCGCTACGGCACCATGCGCGACAATGTGCTGGCCTTGGAGGTGGTGCTGGCCGACGGGCGGGTGATCCGCACCGGCACGCGGGCGGCGAAATCCAGCGCCGGCTATGACCTGACCGGGCTTTTCGTCGGCTCCGAGGGCACGCTCGGCATCATCACCGAGCTGACCCTGAAGCTGCACGGCCAGCCCGAGGAGGTCGCCTCGGCGGTCTGCGGCTTTCCGACGCTGGAACAGGCGGTGGAATGCGTCACCGCGACGATCCAGTCGGGCATCCCCATGGCGCGGATCGAGTTCATCGACGCCGACGTGGTGCGCGCGTTCAACCGCGCCTCGGGCACGCAGATGCACGAGGGCCCGCATCTGATGGTCGAGTTCCACGGCGCCCCTGCCTCGGTCAAGGGCGATGCCGAGGCCTTCGGCGCGCTGGCGGGCGAGTTCGGCGGCACCGGCTTCGACTGGGCGACCACGCCCGAGGCCCGCGCCGCGCTGTGGAAGATGCGCCACAACGCCTATCGCTCCTGCCTGGCCTTGCGGCCGGGGGCGACGGCGGTGGTGACGGATGTCTGCGTGCCCATGTCGCACCTGCCCGCCGCGGTGGCCGCGGCAGCCGAGGACATCCGCGCCGAGGGCCTGCTGGGCCCCATCGTCGGCCATGTCGGCGACGGCAACTTCCACGCCCAGATCCTGGTGATGCCCGGCGACGAGGCCGAGCTGGCCGCCGCCAAGCGCGTGGCGCTGCGCATGGCCGAGCGCGCCATCGCGGTGGGCGGCACCATCACCGGCGAGCATGGCGTGGGCATCGGCAAGAAGCCCCTGATGCCCGCCCAGCACGGCGCGGCCATCGGCGTGATGGCGGCGATCAAGCGGGCGCTGGATCCGCAGGGCATCATGAACCCGGGCAAGCTGGTGCCGGGGGTGGATTGA
- a CDS encoding calcium-binding protein — translation MANFYGTSGNDSITGSGSNDYIFGGDGNDTIYGLDGADLIMGGSGNDWIAGGNGRDTIYGDAGDDIIRVTDASDYSTSAGDVIDGGAGWDVISATTTTSSGTTCVIRLGKVSYVEELQNTSSKNLIIEGSGLIDVSTIQKYSSSVSSFVQIWGSSGNDTINGFDFVSYSDTIIGGGGNDQINGMAGNDYLLGMAGDDTLSGDAGNDVLTGYTGNDTFLFKYNANEGSDRIQDYTDGSDKIRFTGAGGAGFGDLVLTDIGADCRIDLASGGSILLVGVNSAALDAGDFIFG, via the coding sequence ATGGCAAATTTTTACGGAACAAGCGGAAACGACAGCATCACCGGCAGCGGGAGCAATGATTATATTTTCGGCGGCGATGGAAACGACACAATATATGGGCTGGACGGTGCCGATCTTATCATGGGCGGGAGCGGCAACGACTGGATCGCAGGTGGCAATGGTCGGGACACGATTTACGGCGACGCAGGAGATGACATCATAAGGGTAACGGATGCGAGCGATTATTCCACATCCGCGGGCGACGTCATTGACGGAGGCGCCGGATGGGATGTAATCAGTGCAACGACCACCACGAGCAGTGGAACGACCTGCGTCATAAGACTTGGAAAAGTTTCATACGTGGAAGAATTGCAGAATACGTCAAGCAAGAATCTGATCATCGAGGGCAGCGGGCTGATCGACGTCTCGACAATTCAGAAGTATTCCTCATCGGTAAGTTCGTTCGTGCAAATCTGGGGCAGTTCGGGGAATGATACAATCAATGGATTTGATTTTGTTTCATATTCCGACACGATTATCGGCGGCGGCGGAAACGATCAGATCAACGGCATGGCCGGGAATGATTATCTGCTTGGCATGGCCGGAGACGATACCTTGTCAGGTGATGCCGGCAATGACGTCTTGACGGGATACACCGGCAACGACACGTTCCTTTTCAAATATAATGCCAACGAGGGCAGCGACCGAATTCAAGATTACACCGACGGCAGCGACAAGATTCGGTTTACCGGCGCCGGCGGCGCGGGGTTTGGCGATCTGGTGCTCACCGACATTGGCGCGGATTGCCGGATCGATCTGGCGAGCGGGGGCTCGATCCTGCTGGTGGGCGTCAACTCGGCCGCGCTGGACGCGGGCGATTTCATCTTTGGCTGA